From one uncultured Paludibacter sp. genomic stretch:
- a CDS encoding conserved membrane hypothetical protein (Evidence 4 : Unknown function but conserved in other organisms), translated as MRYLYIFATLFFTVYGQIILKWRIGKLAWQPKTDSVWLAITDYLKFLFDPFIFSGFSSAFVASVFWMLAMTKFEITQAYPFMSLAPAIVFLLGVWLLNENFTWGKVIGLILIIIGTIVTVRF; from the coding sequence ATGAGATATTTGTACATTTTCGCAACCCTTTTTTTTACCGTTTACGGACAGATAATTCTCAAATGGAGAATTGGAAAACTTGCATGGCAACCCAAAACAGATTCTGTATGGTTAGCAATTACCGATTATTTGAAGTTTTTGTTTGATCCCTTTATTTTTTCCGGTTTTTCATCTGCTTTTGTTGCATCAGTTTTTTGGATGCTGGCAATGACCAAATTTGAAATCACTCAAGCATATCCTTTTATGAGTTTAGCACCGGCTATTGTTTTTTTGCTTGGAGTTTGGTTGCTGAATGAAAATTTTACTTGGGGAAAAGTAATAGGATTGATATTAATAATTATAGGAACAATTGTAACAGTACGATTTTAA
- a CDS encoding conserved membrane hypothetical protein (Evidence 4 : Unknown function but conserved in other organisms), translating to MKIIFIIIASFSLGLGILGIFLPLLPTTPFLLLSAALYAKSSDKLYHRLLNHRILGEYIKNFREEKAIPLHTKIFAIVMLWLTMGYTIFFVVNENRYLQVILALTAIAVSVHIFSYKTKKKNTN from the coding sequence ATGAAAATTATTTTTATAATCATAGCGTCTTTCAGCTTGGGATTGGGTATTCTGGGTATTTTTCTTCCATTATTGCCAACCACTCCCTTTTTATTGCTTTCCGCTGCGTTGTATGCCAAAAGTTCCGACAAACTTTATCACAGGTTATTAAATCATCGTATTTTAGGGGAATACATCAAAAATTTTAGAGAAGAAAAAGCGATACCACTACATACAAAGATTTTTGCCATTGTTATGTTATGGCTTACTATGGGATATACTATATTTTTTGTGGTAAATGAAAATCGGTATTTGCAGGTGATATTGGCACTAACGGCGATAGCTGTGAGTGTTCATATTTTTTCTTACAAAACAAAAAAGAAAAACACTAATTGA
- the rffA gene encoding TDP-4-oxo-6-deoxy-D-glucose transaminase (Evidence 2a : Function from experimental evidences in other organisms; PubMedId : 8366065; Product type e : enzyme): MIPFNKPYLTGKETEYIKQAVETGKISGNGVFTKKCQQYFEEKYGFGKCLLTTSCTDALEMAAILCDIQPGDEVIIPSYTFVSTALAFVRQGAKIIFADSCENNPNIDVYKIESLITPKTKVIVPVHYAGIACDMDKIMDLADKYHLLVVEDAAQAIDSFYCDTLQAVIGKPSALGSIGHLAAFSFHETKNIISGEGGMLAINDERFYRRAEIIWEKGTNRAEFFRGEVNKYGWVDTGSSFLPSEVIASFLWAQLENMDDIQKKRKRLWSAYHRGLKSLADKGFFTLPDIPDYATNNAHMFYLVCNSLEKRTKLIRYLKEKDILAVFHYLSLHTSDYYKEKHDGRDLPNCEHFADCLVRLPLFYELEESKLDGIVKIINSFFE, translated from the coding sequence ATGATACCCTTCAATAAACCATATTTAACAGGTAAAGAAACCGAATACATTAAACAAGCGGTTGAAACCGGAAAAATTTCCGGTAATGGAGTTTTTACCAAAAAATGCCAGCAATATTTTGAAGAAAAATATGGCTTTGGTAAATGTTTACTTACCACTTCGTGTACCGATGCTTTAGAAATGGCAGCCATTCTGTGCGATATTCAACCCGGTGATGAAGTAATTATTCCCAGCTACACATTTGTTTCTACTGCATTAGCTTTTGTGCGTCAAGGCGCCAAGATTATTTTTGCCGATAGTTGTGAGAATAATCCAAATATCGATGTTTATAAAATTGAAAGTTTGATTACACCAAAAACCAAAGTGATTGTTCCTGTACATTACGCAGGCATTGCGTGCGATATGGATAAAATAATGGATTTGGCAGATAAATATCATCTGTTGGTTGTGGAAGATGCAGCACAAGCGATAGATTCTTTTTACTGCGATACGCTGCAAGCGGTAATCGGTAAACCAAGCGCGTTGGGAAGTATTGGGCATTTGGCGGCGTTTTCCTTTCATGAAACAAAGAATATTATTTCGGGTGAAGGTGGAATGTTAGCGATAAACGATGAACGATTTTATCGTCGTGCAGAAATTATTTGGGAAAAAGGTACGAATCGTGCCGAGTTTTTCCGTGGCGAAGTAAATAAATACGGATGGGTTGATACGGGAAGTTCATTTTTACCTTCGGAAGTGATTGCTTCGTTTCTTTGGGCACAGTTGGAAAATATGGATGATATTCAAAAAAAAAGGAAACGACTCTGGAGCGCGTATCATAGAGGATTAAAATCGTTGGCAGATAAAGGATTTTTTACTTTGCCGGATATTCCCGATTATGCCACAAATAATGCCCATATGTTTTATTTGGTTTGCAACTCGTTGGAAAAACGAACAAAACTAATTAGATATTTAAAAGAGAAAGATATTTTAGCGGTTTTTCATTATTTGAGTTTGCATACGAGTGATTATTATAAAGAAAAACACGATGGACGAGATCTTCCGAATTGCGAACATTTTGCAGATTGTTTAGTACGATTGCCATTGTTTTATGAGTTGGAAGAAAGCAAGTTAGATGGTATTGTGAAGATTATTAATTCATTCTTTGAATAA
- a CDS encoding GCN5-related N-acetyltransferase, giving the protein MNLEYLQWDSDFFDLKIGRIICDKHFRESDLKEELNTAKKDNYSLLYVFTPERKVLTDEFQVLNQGKLVDRKIIYFVDDIEHKTLEKSTEIIDYSRGKLTDELLSLSYLSGQYSRFLLDENLQKNAFERLYKEWIEKSLSGKLADKVFVSLYEDKIVGFVTLKIKENNGEIGLIAVSEQTQGKRIGTKLIDVCIDYLNKKSIKKLTVPTQLNNIPARKFYEKYGFGKLSITNIYHFWI; this is encoded by the coding sequence ATGAATTTAGAATACTTACAATGGGACAGTGATTTCTTCGATTTGAAAATCGGAAGAATTATTTGTGACAAACATTTTCGAGAAAGTGATTTGAAAGAAGAACTGAATACGGCAAAAAAGGATAATTATTCTCTTTTATATGTATTTACACCTGAAAGAAAGGTGCTTACTGATGAGTTTCAAGTTTTAAACCAAGGAAAATTAGTAGATAGAAAAATAATTTATTTTGTTGATGACATTGAACATAAAACTTTAGAAAAATCAACAGAGATTATTGATTATTCAAGAGGAAAACTAACCGATGAATTATTGAGTTTGAGTTATTTAAGTGGTCAGTACTCAAGATTTCTATTGGATGAAAACTTACAAAAAAATGCTTTTGAAAGACTTTATAAAGAATGGATTGAGAAATCACTTTCAGGAAAATTAGCGGATAAGGTTTTTGTTTCGTTGTATGAAGATAAGATTGTAGGTTTTGTTACCTTAAAAATAAAGGAAAACAATGGAGAAATAGGATTAATAGCCGTTTCTGAACAAACTCAAGGAAAGAGAATAGGAACTAAATTAATAGATGTCTGTATAGATTATCTTAATAAAAAATCAATAAAAAAATTAACCGTACCAACACAATTGAATAATATTCCGGCTCGTAAGTTTTATGAAAAATACGGTTTTGGAAAATTATCCATTACAAATATTTACCATTTCTGGATATGA
- the yjjK gene encoding fused putative transporter subunits of ABC superfamily: ATP-binding components (Evidence 2b : Function from indirect experimental evidences (e.g. phenotypes); Product type t : transporter) encodes MSRKDSKFYNCTIADFAVSLHLINVFLCGFFEIYSLKSEICNLTSNLKSMSDDKKIIFSMVGVSKTFPPQKKVLNNIYLSFFYGAKIGIIGLNGSGKSTLMKIIAGVEKNYDGNVVFSPGYSVGYLEQEPKLDDTKTVKEIVQEGMQHVVDLLKEFDEINEKFADPDADFDKLIARQGXLQELLDHADAWNLXNKLERAMDALRCPPEXALXKNLSGGEKRRVAXCRLLLQKPDILLLDEPTNHLDAESVEWLEQHLQQYEGTVIAITHDRYFLDNVAGWILELDRGEGIPWKGNYSSWLEQKTARMAQEEKQASKRRKTLERELEWVRMAPKARHAKGKARLNAYDKLMNEDQKEREDKLELYIPNGPRLGNKVVEATDVAKGYGDKLLFENLNFMLPPNGIVGIIGPNGAGKTTLFRLMMGLEKADKGTFDVGETVKIGYVDQSHADIDPKKTVYQVVSGGNELIRIGGKEINARAYLSRFNFTGADQEKMVEMLSGGERNRLHLALTLKSEANVLLLDEPTNDIDVNTLRALEEGLENFAGCAVVISHDRWFLDRICTHIMAFEGDSQVFVFEGSYSEYEENKKARLGDVTPTRVRYKKLMAN; translated from the coding sequence TTGAGCCGTAAAGATAGTAAATTTTACAATTGTACCATTGCTGATTTTGCCGTATCTTTGCATTTGATTAATGTGTTTTTATGTGGATTTTTTGAGATTTATAGTCTGAAATCCGAAATCTGTAATCTAACTTCTAATTTAAAAAGTATGTCAGACGATAAAAAAATTATCTTTTCAATGGTAGGTGTGAGCAAAACATTTCCACCTCAAAAAAAAGTTTTGAATAATATTTACCTTTCCTTTTTCTACGGAGCTAAAATCGGGATTATCGGTTTAAATGGCTCCGGAAAGTCTACATTAATGAAAATTATCGCGGGTGTTGAGAAAAATTACGATGGGAATGTGGTGTTTTCTCCCGGTTATTCCGTAGGTTATTTGGAACAAGAACCAAAATTAGACGATACAAAAACTGTAAAGGAAATCGTGCAGGAAGGAATGCAGCACGTGGTAGATTTATTGAAAGAATTTGATGAAATTAACGAAAAATTTGCTGATCCCGATGCTGATTTTGATAAACTNATTGCGAGACAAGGAGANTTACAGGAATTGCTGGACCACGCTGATGCNTGGAATTTAGANAATAAACTGGAACGCGCTATGGATGCNTTGCGNTGTCCTCCTGAAGANGCNTTGNTAAAAAATCTTTCCGGAGGTGAAAAAAGACGCGTTGCTTTNTGTCGTTTATTATTGCAAAAACCGGATATTTTACTGCTTGACGAACCTACCAACCACTTGGACGCAGAATCTGTGGAATGGCTTGAACAACATTTGCAACAATACGAAGGAACCGTTATTGCCATCACGCACGACCGTTATTTCTTGGATAATGTTGCAGGTTGGATTTTAGAATTGGATAGAGGCGAAGGAATTCCTTGGAAAGGAAATTATTCTTCATGGTTAGAGCAAAAAACGGCTCGTATGGCGCAGGAAGAAAAACAGGCAAGCAAACGCCGCAAAACGTTGGAGCGGGAACTGGAATGGGTGCGAATGGCTCCAAAAGCACGTCACGCTAAAGGAAAAGCCCGTTTAAATGCGTATGATAAGTTGATGAATGAAGACCAAAAAGAACGCGAAGATAAATTGGAATTATATATTCCGAATGGACCGCGTTTGGGAAATAAAGTGGTAGAAGCCACGGATGTTGCCAAAGGTTACGGCGATAAATTGCTGTTTGAGAATTTAAATTTTATGCTTCCGCCTAACGGAATTGTAGGAATAATTGGTCCCAATGGTGCAGGAAAAACAACATTGTTTCGCTTAATGATGGGATTGGAAAAAGCCGATAAAGGAACTTTTGATGTGGGAGAAACGGTAAAAATCGGTTATGTTGACCAAAGCCACGCTGATATTGATCCTAAAAAAACAGTTTATCAAGTTGTTTCAGGTGGAAATGAATTAATTCGCATTGGAGGAAAAGAAATCAATGCACGTGCCTATCTTTCACGTTTTAACTTTACCGGAGCCGATCAGGAAAAAATGGTGGAAATGCTTTCGGGTGGAGAAAGAAACCGTCTGCATTTGGCTTTGACACTNAAATCGGAAGCAAACGTTTTGTTACTTGATGAACCTACCAACGATATTGATGTAAATACACTTCGAGCATTGGAAGAAGGACTCGAAAACTTTGCGGGATGCGCCGTGGTTATTTCGCACGACCGCTGGTTTTTAGATCGGATTTGTACACACATTATGGCTTTTGAAGGAGATTCGCAAGTGTTCGTATTTGAAGGAAGTTATTCCGAATACGAAGAAAACAAAAAAGCGCGTTTGGGAGATGTTACACCTACTCGTGTAAGATATAAAAAATTAATGGCGAATTAG
- a CDS encoding conserved membrane hypothetical protein (Evidence 4 : Unknown function but conserved in other organisms), whose product MDQLKKQISESFFNPVLYFLPLIVFIVGNNFWGLSTAWKVSFPVAIGMIIYVHFFYNRLLTWYIILAASYACIGLIYSLLQEYKLNTPFFYYADEVLFVLCMLSLLVFQKKLHRIARKTLHPRMPMTNNLDELVRVSRTLSITVSVFTILFLILQYKYHDINHHYIKTLNYIYLVSIMLIILYEIIRVSFIRNRLIKEDWIPIITKQGKIVGSELYLNKVFGERKYTHPVIRMHIIDDGKILLQRHNNENHSGYQLWDTPINTHVRIGESIQQALYREVKSMYGVELKNTVFLSNYSHENNVEFEYVFLFVTCKFPPINFSNNDLTTKWWTPKQIKENFESGIFTEEFKCEYKLLERGGVIFSAHCVCDCELKELVKKQKPGGANSELIPHIVN is encoded by the coding sequence ATGGACCAACTGAAAAAGCAAATAAGTGAATCTTTTTTTAATCCCGTATTGTATTTTTTACCGCTCATAGTATTTATTGTGGGTAATAATTTTTGGGGATTAAGTACCGCTTGGAAAGTTTCTTTTCCGGTAGCAATAGGTATGATTATTTATGTGCACTTTTTTTACAATCGTCTTTTAACTTGGTACATTATATTGGCAGCCAGTTATGCTTGTATTGGATTAATATATAGCTTGTTGCAGGAATATAAATTGAATACGCCTTTTTTTTATTATGCCGATGAGGTTTTGTTCGTCCTCTGTATGTTATCTTTATTGGTATTTCAAAAAAAACTTCACAGAATAGCCCGGAAAACGTTGCATCCGCGTATGCCAATGACTAATAATTTAGATGAGTTAGTTAGAGTATCACGTACCTTATCAATCACCGTATCGGTTTTTACTATCCTTTTTTTAATACTGCAATACAAATACCACGATATTAATCATCATTATATTAAAACGTTGAATTATATTTATTTAGTTTCTATAATGCTGATAATACTTTATGAAATAATCCGGGTATCTTTTATACGTAACAGATTAATTAAAGAAGACTGGATTCCTATAATTACCAAACAAGGAAAAATTGTGGGAAGTGAATTATATTTAAATAAAGTATTTGGAGAAAGGAAATATACACATCCGGTTATAAGAATGCATATTATTGATGACGGAAAAATTCTTTTGCAAAGACACAATAATGAAAACCATTCCGGTTATCAATTATGGGATACGCCTATAAACACCCACGTCCGGATAGGAGAATCCATTCAGCAGGCATTATACAGGGAAGTAAAATCTATGTATGGAGTGGAATTGAAAAATACTGTTTTTCTTTCCAATTATTCCCATGAAAATAATGTGGAGTTTGAGTATGTATTTCTGTTTGTAACGTGTAAATTTCCTCCAATAAATTTTTCTAACAATGATTTAACAACTAAATGGTGGACGCCAAAACAAATTAAAGAGAACTTTGAAAGCGGAATATTTACCGAAGAATTTAAGTGCGAATATAAACTTTTGGAAAGGGGAGGAGTGATATTTTCTGCTCATTGTGTTTGTGATTGCGAACTGAAAGAGTTGGTAAAAAAACAAAAACCCGGCGGAGCAAATTCCGAATTAATTCCTCACATTGTCAATTAG
- the coaA gene encoding Pantothenate kinase — MTKKAYEATFSPFRSFTREEWSKLEEHPMFPVSEIDLTKLQALNEPLTTEEIEKIYIPMVRLLQINITHYRRLHSERDEFFKQSSHRVPFIIGIAGXVAVGKSTTARVLQKLLSMTPEKPNVALITTDGFLYPNAELENRGIFNRKGFPESYDAKKLMAFLSSAKSGQKELEVPVYSHLYYDVIPNEVQIIKEPDILIVEGINVLQVNSNRLLQRRRVFVSDFFDFSIFVDAAEKDIRSWFLHRFLSLQKTAFQNPESYFHRYAKLTKKEAIDFATDVWEEINLPNLEQNILPTRFRADLILEKGKAHFVRGIRIRKI; from the coding sequence ATGACTAAAAAAGCATACGAAGCTACATTTTCTCCTTTTCGCAGCTTTACAAGGGAAGAGTGGAGCAAGTTGGAAGAACATCCGATGTTTCCTGTGTCGGAAATAGATTTAACCAAACTCCAAGCTTTAAACGAACCATTGACAACGGAAGAAATAGAGAAAATCTACATTCCGATGGTTCGTTTGTTACAAATCAACATTACTCATTATCGGCGACTTCATTCTGAGCGAGACGAATTTTTCAAACAATCGAGCCATCGTGTTCCTTTTATTATAGGGATTGCGGGAAGNGTGGCAGTAGGAAAAAGCACTACCGCACGCGTATTGCAAAAATTACTTTCTATGACACCCGAAAAACCCAATGTGGCATTAATTACCACCGACGGTTTTCTTTATCCAAACGCAGAGTTGGAAAACAGAGGAATTTTTAACCGAAAAGGTTTTCCTGAAAGTTACGATGCTAAAAAACTGATGGCATTTTTATCTTCTGCCAAGTCGGGGCAAAAAGAGCTTGAAGTACCGGTTTATTCCCATCTCTATTATGATGTTATTCCTAATGAGGTTCAGATAATTAAAGAACCGGATATTCTTATTGTNGAGGGAATCAATGTGTTGCAGGTAAATTCTAATAGATTACTTCAAAGGCGTCGCGTGTTCGTNTCNGATTTTTTTGATTTTTCCATTTTTGTTGATGCTGCCGAAAAAGACATTCGTTCCTGGTTTTTACATCGTTTTCTTTCGTTACAAAAAACAGCTTTCCAAAATCCGGAATCGTATTTTCATCGTTATGCAAAGTTGACTAAGAAAGAAGCTATTGATTTTGCTACCGATGTTTGGGAAGAAATAAATCTCCCAAATTTGGAACAAAATATTCTACCTACCCGTTTTCGTGCAGATCTAATTTTGGAAAAAGGAAAAGCGCATTTTGTAAGAGGAATTAGAATAAGAAAGATATAA
- a CDS encoding Riboflavin synthase, alpha subunit, whose protein sequence is MFSGIVEXAAXVVALKKEQENLHLTLSCSFVNELKIDQSVSHNGVCLTVVNKTADNYTVTAIKETXERSNXGLLXVGDKVNLERSMMMNGRLDGHIVQGHVXQTAVCTNVEEADGSWYFTFEYAFDKEMAKKGYMTVDKGSVSINGVSLTVCNPTFNTFQVAIIPYTFEXTNFGQIKKGTVVNLEFDIIGKYLSRMIELNNM, encoded by the coding sequence ATGTTTTCAGGAATTGTAGAAGNAGCAGCTANTGTAGTAGCATTAAAAAAAGAACAAGAGAATTTGCATTTAACTCTTTCGTGTTCGTTTGTGAACGAGTTAAAAATTGACCAAAGTGTTTCACATAACGGCGTTTGTTTAACAGTTGTAAATAAAACGGCTGATAATTATACNGTTACAGCAATAAAAGAAACNNTGGAACGGTCAAATTTNGGACTATTAAANGTGGGAGATAAAGTAAATTTGGAACGCAGTATGATGATGAACGGACGTTTGGACGGGCATATCGTACAAGGTCATGTAGANCAAACTGCTGTTTGTACCAATGTAGAAGAAGCAGACGGAAGCTGGTATTTTACTTTTGAATATGCTTTCGACAAAGAAATGGCAAAAAAAGGTTATATGACTGTTGATAAAGGTTCCGTATCTATAAATGGTGTAAGTTTAACGGTTTGCAATCCAACATTTAATACTTTTCAGGTTGCCATTATTCCTTACACTTTTGAANACACTAATTTTGGACAAATTAAAAAAGGAACCGTTGTAAATCTGGAGTTCGATATTATTGGAAAGTATTTAAGCAGGATGATTGAATTAAACAATATGTAA
- a CDS encoding Glycosyl transferase family 2: protein MNENIHISVISPVYRAENIVSELVKQIKETILTITKDFEIILVNDASPDNSWTKIVNECSKDTRIKGIDLSRNFGQHYAITAGLSYAKGEWIVVMDCDLQDRPDEIPNLYKKAQEGYDSVFAQRKERNDLFFKKQFSKFFYKFFSYLTDTKQDATVANFGIYHRRVIDALLSMKDQIRFFPTMIQWVGFRKFYLPVKHSERFEGKSSYNFKNLFRLALNSIIAFSDKPLRLTVKAGFLITILSLLVMIVYFIMYLTGHIKVLGFTSLILSFWFLSGIIIFILGFVGLYIGKMFEKVKDRPTFIIQDKLNV, encoded by the coding sequence ATGAATGAAAACATCCATATATCAGTAATTTCTCCTGTTTACAGAGCAGAAAATATTGTTTCAGAACTTGTGAAACAAATTAAGGAAACAATTTTAACCATTACCAAAGATTTTGAGATTATTTTAGTAAATGATGCTTCTCCAGATAACTCGTGGACAAAAATTGTTAATGAATGTTCGAAAGACACACGCATAAAAGGGATAGACCTGAGTCGTAATTTTGGACAACATTATGCCATCACAGCAGGTTTAAGTTATGCCAAAGGAGAATGGATTGTGGTTATGGATTGTGATTTACAAGACAGACCAGATGAAATTCCTAATTTGTATAAAAAAGCGCAGGAAGGTTACGATAGTGTCTTTGCACAACGGAAAGAAAGGAATGATTTATTTTTTAAAAAGCAGTTTTCAAAGTTTTTTTATAAATTCTTTAGTTATTTGACTGATACTAAACAAGATGCTACGGTTGCTAATTTTGGAATTTATCATAGAAGGGTGATTGATGCACTACTTTCTATGAAAGATCAAATCCGCTTTTTCCCTACAATGATTCAATGGGTAGGATTTCGTAAGTTTTATTTACCAGTAAAACATTCGGAAAGATTTGAAGGAAAATCTTCTTATAACTTCAAAAATTTATTTCGCCTGGCATTAAATTCCATTATTGCTTTTTCAGATAAACCCTTACGACTCACAGTAAAAGCAGGTTTCTTGATTACTATCTTATCTTTATTAGTAATGATTGTTTACTTTATTATGTACTTAACAGGTCATATTAAAGTGCTGGGATTCACAAGTTTAATTTTGTCTTTTTGGTTTCTTTCGGGTATCATAATATTTATTCTTGGTTTTGTTGGATTATATATAGGCAAAATGTTTGAAAAAGTTAAAGACCGTCCTACTTTTATTATTCAGGATAAACTCAATGTATGA
- a CDS encoding DEAD/DEAH box helicase domain protein, with product MNFDELPLCDAVLDGLSAMNFTEMTPIQEQAIPLILEKRDIIACAQTGTGKTAAFLLPLINNLYSEPHTEHAVNAIVMAPTRELAQQIDQQMEGFSYFVSVSSVAVYGGNDAQAWDVQRKGLQTGADVVIATPGRLISHLNLSEIDLSHVRYFILDEADRMLDMGFYEDIMSIVKRLPKERQTIMFSATMPPKIRQLAKTILHNPAEIKIAIARPPESIMQTAYICEEGQKIGIIKHLFAENTPNKVILFCGSKIKVKXLTKTLHKMGLKVGEMHSDLEQKERDAIMHEFKNNRVNMLIATDIVSRGIDIDDITLVINYDVPYDVEDYVHRIGRTARAGDTGMSITLVGREEQLRFKQIEDFLEKEIYKIPLPVELGEAPEYNPLANRRRKMNSLKGKSGFRRKKGNSG from the coding sequence ATGAATTTTGATGAACTTCCATTGTGTGATGCAGTGCTTGATGGACTTTCTGCAATGAATTTTACAGAAATGACACCTATACAGGAGCAGGCAATTCCTTTGATACTGGAAAAAAGAGATATTATTGCTTGCGCTCAAACCGGTACGGGAAAAACGGCAGCATTCTTATTGCCGTTGATTAATAATTTATATTCAGAACCACACACAGAACATGCCGTAAATGCTATTGTGATGGCTCCCACGCGTGAATTAGCGCAGCAAATCGACCAACAAATGGAAGGTTTTTCTTACTTCGTTTCGGTTTCGTCGGTAGCAGTGTACGGAGGAAACGATGCGCAAGCGTGGGATGTACAGCGGAAAGGTTTACAAACAGGAGCCGATGTGGTGATTGCAACACCCGGCAGATTGATTTCGCACTTAAATTTATCGGAAATAGATTTATCGCACGTGCGTTATTTTATATTGGATGAAGCAGATAGAATGCTTGATATGGGTTTTTACGAGGATATTATGTCCATTGTAAAACGTCTTCCTAAAGAAAGGCAAACCATTATGTTTTCGGCTACGATGCCTCCAAAAATTCGTCAGTTGGCAAAAACAATTCTGCATAATCCTGCCGAAATAAAAATTGCCATTGCACGTCCTCCTGAAAGCATTATGCAAACGGCATATATTTGTGAAGAAGGACAGAAAATAGGAATTATCAAACATCTTTTTGCTGAAAATACACCAAATAAGGTGATTCTTTTTTGCGGTTCGAAAATCAAAGTGAAGGANCTTACAAAAACACTTCACAAAATGGGTTTGAAAGTGGGAGAGATGCATTCCGATTTAGAACAAAAAGAACGAGATGCAATTATGCACGAGTTCAAAAACAATCGGGTAAATATGCTGATTGCCACCGATATTGTTTCGCGCGGAATTGATATTGACGATATCACTCTGGTTATTAATTACGATGTTCCTTATGATGTGGAAGATTATGTGCACCGTATAGGACGTACTGCACGCGCAGGCGATACCGGAATGTCAATCACATTAGTTGGGAGGGAAGAACAACTTCGTTTTAAGCAGATTGAAGATTTCTTAGAAAAAGAAATATATAAAATTCCACTTCCGGTTGAATTAGGCGAAGCGCCTGAATACAATCCTCTTGCTAATAGGCGAAGAAAAATGAACTCGTTAAAAGGAAAAAGCGGATTTAGACGAAAAAAAGGAAACAGTGGGTAG
- a CDS encoding Peptidase U61 LD-carboxypeptidase A → MAKFPDFLKEGDEIRIISPAGVIDPNYVDGAIQLISDWGYKPTEGMFTRAAYGRFAGNEQERFTDLQQALDDPNVKAILCSRGGYGLAQFIDXIDFSRFIQHPKWIIGFSDITILHQALLPTGFVSVQSPMAKQFTELKESQPLEILKKTLKGSFPSYKVVANSLNREGKGKGRLIGGNLSVFMGMRATPFDLPFKNAILFIEDVGEKPYXIDRMMQNLRISGALSQLSGLIVGQFSDTEEDPEMNRTIYEIIAHSVKDYEFPVCFDFSAGHIDDNYPLIMGADVTLEVHNHGAEISFQTTFWKKAKDLLKGK, encoded by the coding sequence GTGGCAAAATTTCCTGATTTTTTAAAAGAAGGCGATGAAATTCGCATTATTTCTCCGGCAGGAGTTATAGACCCTAATTATGTGGACGGNGCAATTCAATTAATTTCAGATTGGGGATATAAACCAACCGAAGGAATGTTTACTCGCGCGGCTTACGGACGTTTTGCAGGAAACGAACAGGAACGTTTTACTGATTTACAACAAGCATTGGACGATCCTAACGTAAAAGCAATTCTTTGTAGTAGAGGAGGTTACGGATTAGCGCAATTTATTGATANAATTGATTTCAGCCGTTTTATCCAACATCCCAAATGGATCATCGGNTTTAGCGACATTACTATTTTGCATCAAGCATTATTGCCCACAGGTTTTGTTTCGGTGCAAAGTCCTATGGCAAAACAATTTACTGAACTTAAAGAATCTCAGCCGTTAGAAATATTGAAAAAAACTTTGAAAGGCAGTTTTCCATCGTATAAAGTAGTGGCAAATTCTTTAAACCGTGAAGGAAAAGGAAAAGGACGTTTAATAGGGGGAAACCTTTCGGTATTTATGGGAATGCGCGCAACACCTTTTGATTTACCTTTTAAAAATGCTATTTTATTTATTGAAGATGTGGGTGAAAAACCATATCANATTGACCGTATGATGCAAAATCTGCGTATTAGCGGAGCATTATCGCAATTATCAGGTTTAATTGTAGGTCAGTTCAGTGATACCGAAGAAGATCCGGAAATGAACAGAACGATATATGAAATTATTGCTCATTCGGTTAAAGATTATGAATTTCCTGTTTGTTTCGATTTTTCAGCCGGACATATTGATGATAATTATCCGTTAATTATGGGAGCAGATGTAACATTGGAAGTACACAATCATGGAGCAGAAATATCATTTCAAACAACATTTTGGAAAAAAGCAAAAGATTTACTGAAAGGGAAATAA